The stretch of DNA attagatgcctagacaccagcaaaaaataatgaatcatactagaaaaaattgaagatatggcccagtcaaagaaacaaaccaacaattcaaatgagatacaggagctgaaacaattaattcagaatatatgaacagacatggaaaactttgtgaaaaatcaaatcaatgaattgagacaggatataaggaaggcaaggaatgaacaaaaagaagaaatcaaatgtctgaaaaaacaaatcgcagaacttatgggaatgaaaggcacagtagaagagattaaaaaataatggaaacctaaaatggtagatttattcaagaggcagaagataggattagtgaactggaggatgggacatctgaaatccaacaagcaaaagaaaatacagggaaaagaatggaaaaatatgagccagggactcagggaattgaatgacaatgtgaagctcacaaatatatgtgttgtgggtgtcccagaaggagaagaaatgggaaaaggaggggaaaaactaatgaaggaaattatcactgaaaatttcccaactcttatgaaagacttaaaattacagatccaagaagtgcagcataccccaaacagaatagatccaaatagacggtactccaagacacttactaatcagaatgtcagatgtcaaagagaaagagagaatcttgaaaacaccaagaaaatccatcacatgcaagggaaacccaataagactgtgtgtagatttctcagcagaaaccatggaggcgagaagacagtgggatgatatatatttaagatactaaagagaaaaactgccaaccaagaattctgtatccggtaaaattgtccttcaaaaatgaggagaaattaaaacatttttggacaaaaaaatcagaatttgtgaccaataggctggctctgcaagaaatactaaagggagcactagagacagatagggaaagacaggagagagaggtgtggaggagagtgtagaaaaagtaaaaagaagaaaaattagatatgacatattaaatccaaaaggaaaatggtagaagaaagtactgaccatacagtaataacactaaatgttaacgaattaaactccccaatcaaaagacatagactcgcggaatggattaaaaaacaggacccatctatatgctgtgtacaggagacacatcttagacccaggaATAAACATGGCTTGAAagcaaaaggttggaaaaagatatttcatgcaaacaacaatcagaaaagagcaggagtagctatactaatatccaacaaattagacttcaaatgtaaagcaattaaaagagacaaagaaggacactaggtattaataaaaggaacaattcaacaagaggacataacaatcataaatatttatgcatcagtccagagtgctccaaaatacatgaggcaaacactgaaaagagaaatagacacatctaccataatagttgatgacttcaattccccattctcatcaatggacagaacatctaggcagaggatcaataaatagagaatttgaataatacaataaatgagctagacttaacaaacatttacagaacattataccccacaacagcagaatacacctttttctcaagtgcttatgtatcattctcaaggatagaccatatcctgggtcacaaatcaagtctcaataaattttaaacactTTACTTAAAAGtgttacaaaacactttctcagatcataaaggaatgtagttggaaatcaacaggcagaggaccaggaaattcacaaatatatagaggctcaacaagacactcttaaacaaccagtgggtcaaggaaaaaattacaagagaaatcagtaaatatctcaaggaaaatgaaagcacagcatatcaaaatttatgggatgcagcaaaggcagtaataagaggaaaatttattgccctaaatgcctatatcaaaaagaaggggcaaaaattgaggaaataactgtcaccttggaagaactagagaaagaacagcaaactaaccccaaagcaagcataaggaaagaaataatgaaaattagagcagaaataaatgaaattgagaaaacggaaacaatcaagaaaataaaaaaacgacaagttggttctatgagaaaatcaataagattgatggacccttagcaaggttgacaaaaagaggaagagagaggatgcaaataaataaggtcagaaatggaagaggagacataaccactaaccccacagaaataaaggaagtaatgagaggatactatgaacaactttatgctaataaattcgacaatgtagatgaaatggacaacttcctagaaaggcatgaaaagccaacattgactcaggaaagaaatagatgacctcaacaaaccaattgcgagtaaaaaaattgaattagtcattaagaagttccccaaaaagaaaagtccaagaccagatggcttcacatgtgaattctaccaaacattccataaagaattagtaactatcctgctcaaactcttcagaaaaattgaagagcaggaaggctacctaactcctTCTCTGAAGctgacatcaccctcatactaaagccagagaaagatattacaagaaaagaaaactacagaccaatctctctactgAATATAGGtacagaaatcctcaacaaaattcttgcaaactgaatccagcagcatattataagaattatatatcatgaccaaataggattcatcccaggtatgcagggatggttccgcataagaaaatcaattaatataatacaccatatcaaccaatcaaagtagaaaaaccacatgagcatctcgattgatgtagaaaaggcatttgacaaaattcaacatcctttcttgttgaaaacacttcaaaggataggaatagaagggaactttctcaacataataaagggaatatatgaaaagcccacagctaacatcatcctcaatggtgaaaaactgtaaactttccccctaagatcaggaacaagacaaagatgttcactgccaccattgttattcaacattgtgttggaagttctagccagagcaattagacaagaaaaagaaatacaaggcatcaaaattggaaaggaagaagtaaaactctcactgtttgcagatgatatgatactatatgttgaaaaccccgaaaaattcacagcaaatcTACTAtagctagtaaatgagtacagcaaagtggcaggttaccaaaagaataaaatatttaggaatacatttaactatgAATACAAAatgcctatacaaagaaaactacaagaaattgctaaaagaaatcacagaagacctaaataaatggaagggcataccatgttcatggattggaacactaaatatagttaagatgtcaattctacctaaattgatttacagattcaatgcaataccaataaaaatcccaaaaacttactttccagaaaaagaaaaaccaataaccaaatttatctgaagggCAGAATGCCCCGAATAGCtcaaaatatcctgagaaagaaaaaagaagttggaggcctcacactacctgagttttaagcatattacaaagctacagtggtcaaaacagcatggtactgccataaagacacgatatactgaccaatggaatagaatagattgttcagatgtaggccctctcatctatggacagttgatctttgataaggcagtcaaaccaactcatttgggatgggacagtctcttcaataaatggtgtctagagaactggatatccacatgcaaaagaatgaaagaagatccatatctcacaccctatacaaaaattaaatcaaaatggatcaaatacctaaacattagatctaagaccataaaacttttagaagaaaatgtagggaaatatcttataaatcttataataggaggcggtttcctagatcttatacccaaagcacaagcattgaagaaacaataaatgggaattcctcaaaatgaaacacttttgtgcatcaaagaacttcgtcaagaaagtaaaaagacagcctacacaatgggagacaatatttggcaaTGATATGTCAGATAAAaatctagtattcagaatatataaagagattgttgaactcaacaacaaaaaagacaacccacttacaaaatgggcgaaagatttgaaaagacacttctcagaagaggaaatacaaatggccaataggcacatgaaaagatgctcaacttccctgactattagggaaatacaaatcaaaaccacaatgagatatcatcccatacccaccagaatggccattatcaataaaacagaaaagggcatgtgctggagaggatatggagaaagaggcacacttatccgctgttggtgggcatgtcaaatggtacaaccactgtggaaggcagtttggcagttcctcaggaagctaagtatagaattgccatatgacctggcaataccataggtaggtatctactcagaggacatacgggcaaggacacaagcggacatttgcacaccaatgtttatagcagcattatttacagttgctaagagatggaaacattccagatgtccatcaacagaagagtggctaaacaagctgtggtgtatacatacgatggaatcttatgcagctgtaagacagaataaagttatgaagtatgtaacaacatggatggaccttaaggacattatgctgagtgaaagtagccagaaacaaaaggacaaatactgtatggtctcactgatatgaactacattagtgaatgaacttggagaatttcagctaagaacagagaccatcaggagatagaaatagggtagagattgggtaattgaggctgaagggatacagattgtgcaacaggactgattgtaaaagttcagaaatggatagcacaatgctacctaactgtaatacaatgatgtTAGTACCCTGAATGAAgcggaatgtgagaatgatagagggaggagggctggaggcacaaatgaaatcagaaagaaaaacagacgataaagactgagatggtataatctaggaatgcctggagtgtacaaggatagtgactaaatgtacaaattttacatgaggaagaacaaaggaatgtcagtattgcagggtgttgaaaatagatggtaattcatactttaaaactttaacttatgtgtaagactaaagtaaaaaatgtttatttggtacaagatttaaaatttgactagtgcatttcctaacataacttacgtgaacagtttaattgaacactataaataCATGGAGTCTTGAGTAAGGCATcacattttgtaggtttgtccagagtgatgccccattAAATcccaaagtgaataaaaaagtattttcaaagcccccttgggagaatgacaagaaaggggaaaatgaacTTCCCATGttgaaaattcctgatattctctcaagcagtgggggcaaccaaagcaataaataggctgagccctcaatcttgggggttgttcatataaaacttatctTCGCGAAGGATAGgcttaagcctacttaaaattagacctaagagtcatcccagagtacctcttttgttgctcagatgtagcctctctctcagccaacatgacaagcaaacccactaccctccccctctctacatggtacatgattctcaggggtgtaaatcttcctggcaatgtgggacagaaatcctagaatgagctggcactcagcatcaagggattgaggaaaccttctagaccaaaagggagaagagagaaatgagacaaaataaagtgtcagtggctgagagatttcaaacacagttgagagattatcttagagattattcttacacattatatagatatcacctttttagttaaggtatattggacaggctggagggaagtgcctggaaaatgtagagctgtgcctccagtagccatgtttcttgaaaatgaaacattatacattgactgtataatgatgtagtttttgtaatgtgactgtgtgattgtgaaaacctggtgtctgatgctctttttgtcTATGgtgtagacagatgagtaaaacatatgaatttaaaataaataaataatagggggagcaaatgttaaaataaatttagattgaaatgctagtggtcaatgaaagggagtaataagtgatacagaaaaaaaataggggaaacaaaggctaaaatatattgggtagatggaaatattagcaatcaatgagagggaggggtaaggggtatgatatgtatgagtttttttttcttttttcttttaatttctttttctgaattgatacaaatgttctaagaaattatcatggtgatgaatatacaactatgtgatgatattgtgagttatgattatataccaagaatggaataattgtatggtaagaatgttcgtgtttgtatattatgtttaaaataaatttttaattaaaaaaaataaaaaaaggaatagttatataacacataaaaataacctccaggataacctctcgactctgaaatctctcaaccactgagacttttttgcatctcatttctctcttcccccttttggtcaagaaggctttctcaatcctatgatgctgggtcctggcacaTCCCAGGAGTCCTattgttccacattgccagggagatttacacctctgggagtcatgtcccctatagaagggagggcagtgagttcacctaccaagttggcttagaaacaGAGAAGCCAcgtttgagcaacagaagaggttcactGGGGGCGActaaggcataattatcagtaggcttagtttTCCTTAGCAGAAATAAGTtccataggggtgaaccccaagattgagggctcaggctatggatttggttgtccccactgctcaaatgtggtcttgatgtataattttttgggggggaaggaaggggtcatgggcaggctccaaaaatggaacctgggtctccagcatggcaggcgagaattctgccactgagccaccattgtaccacccttgATGTGTAACTTTTGAAAAGTCAAATACAGATTTTTCTTATAGACATCTTTTACTTTTATAATGCTTAAGGCAGTAGTGCAATTACTCAAAGTAGGGAGACAGAAATCAATGTGATCATGCAAATTAGGTTGATAAATGGGAAAAGAAACCAGAGTTTAATCAAGAGGGTTTGTTCCCTTTTGCCTGAGTTTTGAGTATTCTATCTGAAAGGAAAGGGGAAGTGAGGACTAACTGAAGAAATGGAGTAGTGTCACTAAAGGGCCCGGTGACCTCACTATTACCAACCAGAATATTTGCCTCATCCTTAAAGCAGGACAATATACAGTGAAGCCTGTCCAAAATCATTGACGTTCCCACTGAGAAGGGTGGTGGTAGGATACTGCCTGTTCTGTTTTCACATAtcactttaatttatttttgtccttttttctattttgtctttaGATATTATAATCAATGGATAaagtggggaaaatgtggaataCCTTCAAATATAGGTGTCAGAATCTCTTCAGTCACGAAGGAGGAAGCCGGAGTGAAAATGTGGACATGAACTCAAACAGGTGTTTGGCTGTCCAAGAGAAGAACGTCTGCATAGGAGACTCAGCTCCTCAGCAGCAGAGCAGTCCCTTAAGAGAAAATGTTGCCTTACAACTGGGATTAAGCCCTTCAAAGAATTCAAGGAGAAACCAAAACTGTGCTGCTGAAATCCCTCAGATTGTTGAAATAAGCATTGAAAAGGATAATGATTCATGTGTCACCCCAGGAACAAGACTTGCACGAAGAGACTCTTATTCTCGACATGCTCCGTGGGGTGGGAAGAAAAAACATTCCTATTCTACAAAGACTCAAAGTTCATTGGATACTGATAAAAAGTTTGGTAGAACTCGAAGTGGACTTCAAAGGAGAGAAAGGCGATACGGTGTGAGCTCGGTACACGATATGGATAGCGTTTCCAGCAGAACCGTAGGCAGTCGCTCTCTGAGACAAAGGTTGCAGGATACTGTTGGGTTGTGTTTTCCCATGAGAACTTACAACAAGCAGTCAAAACCCctcttttctaataaaagaaaaatacatctttcTGAATTAATGCTTGAAAAATGCCCTTTTCCTGCTGGCTCAGATTTAGCCCAAAAGTGGCATTTGATTAAACAGCATACAGCTCCTGTGAGCCCACATTCAACATTTTTTGACACATTTGATCCATCCTTGGTTTCTACCGAAGATGAAGAAGATAGACTTAGAGAGCGAAGACGGCTTAGTATCGAAGAAGGGGTTGATCCCCCTCCCAATGCACAAATACATACATTTGAGGCTACTGCACAGGTTAATCCGTTATATAAACTTGGACCAAAGTTAGCTCCTGGAATGACTGAAATAAGTGGAGACAGTTCTGCAATTCCACAAACTAACTGTGACTCAGAAGAGGACACAACCACCCTATGTTTGCAGTCCCGTAGGCAGAAGCAACGCCAGGTATCTGGAGACAGCCATGCCCACGTTAGCAGACAGGGAGCTTGGAAAGTCCatacacagattgattacatacaCTGCCTCGTGCCCGATTTGCTTCAGATTACAGGTAATCCCTGTTACTGGGGAGTGATGGACCGTTACGAAGCAGAAGCCCTTCTTGAAGGGAAACCTGAAGGCACGTTTTTGCTCAGGGACTCTGCGCAAGAGGACTACCTCTTCTCTGTGAGCTTCCGTCGCTACAACAGATCCCTGCATGCCCGAATTGAACAGTGGAATCACAACTTTAGTTTCGATGCCCATGACCCGTGTGTATTTCACTCCTCCACTGTAACAGGACTTTTGGAACATTACAAAGATCCCAGTTCTTGCATGTTTTTTGAACCATTGCTTACTATATCACTGAATAGGACTTTTCCTTTTAGCCTGCAATATATTTGCCGTGCAGTAATCTGCAGATGCACTAC from Tamandua tetradactyla isolate mTamTet1 chromosome 17, mTamTet1.pri, whole genome shotgun sequence encodes:
- the SOCS5 gene encoding suppressor of cytokine signaling 5 — translated: MDKVGKMWNTFKYRCQNLFSHEGGSRSENVDMNSNRCLAVQEKNVCIGDSAPQQQSSPLRENVALQLGLSPSKNSRRNQNCAAEIPQIVEISIEKDNDSCVTPGTRLARRDSYSRHAPWGGKKKHSYSTKTQSSLDTDKKFGRTRSGLQRRERRYGVSSVHDMDSVSSRTVGSRSLRQRLQDTVGLCFPMRTYNKQSKPLFSNKRKIHLSELMLEKCPFPAGSDLAQKWHLIKQHTAPVSPHSTFFDTFDPSLVSTEDEEDRLRERRRLSIEEGVDPPPNAQIHTFEATAQVNPLYKLGPKLAPGMTEISGDSSAIPQTNCDSEEDTTTLCLQSRRQKQRQVSGDSHAHVSRQGAWKVHTQIDYIHCLVPDLLQITGNPCYWGVMDRYEAEALLEGKPEGTFLLRDSAQEDYLFSVSFRRYNRSLHARIEQWNHNFSFDAHDPCVFHSSTVTGLLEHYKDPSSCMFFEPLLTISLNRTFPFSLQYICRAVICRCTTYDGIDGLPLPSMLQDFLKEYHYKQKVRVRWLEREPVKAK